In one Thunnus maccoyii chromosome 12, fThuMac1.1, whole genome shotgun sequence genomic region, the following are encoded:
- the ift57 gene encoding intraflagellar transport protein 57 homolog codes for MADDGRRGEEEDRGPGAAHQVFVVMECLLEKLKVLNYEEDVLAKHNMKNLSRHYFVSSPYLASNPGEQFYMFTIIAAWLINAAGRPFTEPQEYDEPNATVSNILAELRAFGVKVDFPPSKLKSGSGEFVCFVLDRLAEEALKRRGFSFRRPTYPTETTEEESVIEDDAELTLSKVEEEMIEEPDDEEENVMDLEALKLRTTHTETEPSSKPDEILESTVDAAEWNLEVERVLPQLKVTIRTDNKDWRVHVDQMHQHRDGIKSSLKDAKSYLDKLQEDIGKTLEKVSSREKYINNQLEHLIQEYRSAQAKLSEAKERYQQASGGVTERTRVLAEISEELEKVKQEMEEKGSSMSDGAPVVKIKQSLTKLKQEIVQMDVRIGVVEHTLLQAKLKEKSNMTRDMHATNIPEPAAGSFS; via the exons ATGGCGGATGATGGTAGACGAGGGGAAGAAGAGGATCGCGGCCCCGGAGCGGCTCACCAGGTGTTTGTAGTGATGGAGTGTCTGCTGGAAAAGTTGAAGGTGTTGAATTATGAGGAGGATGTTTTAGCCAAACACAACATGAAGAACCTGTCCAG ACATTACTTTGTCTCCAGTCCGTATCTGGCGTCCAACCCGGGTGAGCAGTTCTACATGTTCACCATCATCGCTGCGTGGCTCATCAACGCGGCGGGGAGGCCGTTCACCGAGCCGCAGGAGTACGACGAACCCAACGCCACCGTGTCCAACATCCTGGCTGAGCTCAGAGCTTTC GGTGTTAAGGTGGACTTCCCGCCCTCCAAACTGAAATCGGGTTCAGGCGAGTTCGTCTGCTTCGTGTTGGACCGACTGGCCGAGGAGGCTCTGAAGAGGAGGGGGTTCTCCTTCAGGAG GCCAACCTACCCAACagaaaccacagaagaagagtcTGTGATAGAGGACGACGCAGAGCTCACACTCAGCAAagtagaggaggagatgatC GAGGAGcctgatgatgaggaggagaacGTGATGGACCTGGAAGCCCTGAAGTTACGGACCACTCACACT GAAACAGAACCTTCCTCCAAACCGGACGAGATTCTGGAGTCGACGGTCGACGCAGCGGAGTGGAACCTGGAGGTGGAGAGAGTCCTGCCGCAGCTCAAAGTCACCATCAGGACAGACAACAAG GACTGGAGGGTCCACGTGGACCAGATGCATCAACACAGAGACGGGATCAAGTCTTCACTCAAAGATGCCAAG AGCTACCTGGACAAACTGCAGGAGGACATCGGAAAGACTCTGGAGAAggtgagcagcagagagaaataCATCAACAACCAGCTGGAGCATCTGATCCAGGAGTACCGCAGCGCTCAGGCCAAACTCAGcgag GCTAAGGAGCGCTACCAGCAGGCCAGCGGAGGTGTGACTGAGAGGACCAGAGTCCTGGCAGAG atcagtgaggagctggagaaggtgaagcaggagatggaggagaaaggCAGCAGCATGTCTGACGGAG CTCCGGTGGTGAAGATCAAGCAGAGTTTGACCAAACTGAAGCAGGAGATCGTTCAGATGGACGTCAGGATCGGCGTCGTCGAGCACACGCTGCTGCAGGCCAAGCTCAAGGAGAAGTCCAACATGACGCGAGACATGCACGCAACCAACATCCCCGAGCCCGCCGCCGGGTCCTTCTCTTAG